Within Romboutsia sp. CE17, the genomic segment ATTGAACATTTCAATGAAGCTATCTTTATCAAATATTTGTTCAATTCTTTTTTTAGCTGAAATATTAAAATGATTTCCACAATTTGTACAAACATTATAGTTTCTTTCTAAATCTTCTTTATATATTATATTTTTGCACTTATTACAGCTAATCCATTTGCCATTAGGTATATTAGGAACTGATGAGTTTTTTTCTAAAGCTCTAGTATTAACAGTTATATACTCTCTTTTTCTAAATAAATTTTTAAGCATTATAATTCACCAACTTTTCGTCTATAAATGAAGTTGTATAATTTCCATTGACAAAATCTTCATGCTCTAATATTTCATATTGAAAATCTATATTAGTTGTTACACCACCAATTGCAAATTCATCTAAAGCTCTTTTCATTTTTATAATCGCATTTTCTCTATTATCACCATAGGTAATTAACTTTCCTATCATAGAATCATAATATGGCGGTATTTCATATCCACAATATATAGCACTATCAACTCTTACTCCAAGTCCTGATGGAACATATAATTCACTTATCACTCCTGGGCATGGTCTAAAATTATTATTTGGATCTTCAGCATTGATTCTACATTCAATAGCATGACCTTGTATTTTTACATCATCCTGAGTAATTTCTAATTTTTGGTTAGAAGCTATTTTTAACTGTTCTTTAACAATATCAATATTAGTAATCATCTCTGTTATAGGGTGTTCTACCTGAATTCTTGTGTTCATTTCCATAAAATAAAATTTTCCATTATCATCAACTAAAAATTCAATAGTTCCTGCATTTTTATAATTTACAGCTTTAGCTGCCCTTACTGCAACCTCACCCATTTCTTTTCTTAACTTATCGTCTAAAAAACATGAAGGTGCTTCTTCTAGTACTTTTTGATTATTCCTCTGAAGTGAACATTCTCTTTCTCCTAGATGAATAACATTACCTTGTTCATCTGCAAGTATTTGAAATTCTATATGTCTAGGATTTTGTATATACTTTTCTATATATAATTTATCTTCTCCAAAACAAGCTTTAGACTCTAATTTCGCAGCTTCATAGTTATGTTTGAATTCTTCAGCATTATAAACTATTCTAATGCCCTTTCCACCGCCACCAGCTGCAGCCTTTATCATAAGTGGATAACCTATTGTATTTGCTATTTCTAATCCATGTTCAATAGAATTTATATCTCCTTCATATCCTGGAATAACTGGTATATTTGCACTTTTCATTATTTCTCTAGCTCTAGCCTTGTCTCCCATAAGCTCTATAACCTCAAAATCAGGTCCGATAAATTTTATATTACATTCCTTACATATTTTAGCAAACTTTGGATTTTCTGATAAAAAACCAAATCCTGGATGTATTCCTTCGCATCCAGTTAATACACATGCACTAAGTATATTAGCCATATTTAAATAGCTATCTTTACTAAGAGGACCACCTACACAAATAGCTTCATCTGCCATCTGTGTATGTAGTGCATCTTTATCTCCTTCAGAGTATATTGCCACAGTTCTTATATTAAGCTCTCTACAAGCTCTAATTATCCTTACTGCAATTTCACCTCTGTTTGCTATAAGTATTTTATTTAGCATAAATATCACCTACCCAATAGCGAACATTATCTCACCTTCGCAAACTATTTTACCATCTACACTAGCTTTCCCTTTTCCAACTCCAATGCTACCTTTTAGCTTTGTTATTTCTATTTCTAAATCTAGTCTATCTCCTGGCATTACTTGTTTTTTCCATCTAACTTTATCTGCACCAACTAAAAATCCTATTTTACCTTTAAAGTCTTCCGTAGATAGTATACATATAGCTCCCATTTGAGCAAGAGCCTCAAGTATTAATACTCCAGGCATTACAGGATACTCTGGAAAATGTCCATTGAAAAAATTTTCA encodes:
- a CDS encoding acetyl-CoA carboxylase biotin carboxylase subunit; its protein translation is MLNKILIANRGEIAVRIIRACRELNIRTVAIYSEGDKDALHTQMADEAICVGGPLSKDSYLNMANILSACVLTGCEGIHPGFGFLSENPKFAKICKECNIKFIGPDFEVIELMGDKARAREIMKSANIPVIPGYEGDINSIEHGLEIANTIGYPLMIKAAAGGGGKGIRIVYNAEEFKHNYEAAKLESKACFGEDKLYIEKYIQNPRHIEFQILADEQGNVIHLGERECSLQRNNQKVLEEAPSCFLDDKLRKEMGEVAVRAAKAVNYKNAGTIEFLVDDNGKFYFMEMNTRIQVEHPITEMITNIDIVKEQLKIASNQKLEITQDDVKIQGHAIECRINAEDPNNNFRPCPGVISELYVPSGLGVRVDSAIYCGYEIPPYYDSMIGKLITYGDNRENAIIKMKRALDEFAIGGVTTNIDFQYEILEHEDFVNGNYTTSFIDEKLVNYNA
- the fabZ gene encoding 3-hydroxyacyl-ACP dehydratase FabZ, which gives rise to MLTVKEIKDILPHRYPFLMIDRVEEVVECKSAKGYKNVTINENFFNGHFPEYPVMPGVLILEALAQMGAICILSTEDFKGKIGFLVGADKVRWKKQVMPGDRLDLEIEITKLKGSIGVGKGKASVDGKIVCEGEIMFAIG